The following are encoded together in the Arthrobacter sp. Y-9 genome:
- a CDS encoding ABC transporter ATP-binding protein — protein MRSAAPPVLVIDSLVKDVGPVTALDGRMMRVVAGLSLTAHAGEVTALLGVNGAGKTTTLECAQGLQRRTDGRVELLGQDPDTAGPELRARVGVMLQDGGLPPSAHPIPLLQHIARMYQDPWPVDDLVERLSIAEFARTSVRRLSGGQKQRLALAAALIGRPEVLFLDEPSAGMDPQSRQLVFTLIQELRDSGMGIVLTTHLMDDAERLADYVYIVDAGRIVAEGTVASLLAHRDDAGSENRTLTFDADPGLTFALPDGLDVAETRAGSYAVEGISTPAHLRAIATAWEDGGVFPRSLSMSSSTLEDVFLDIAARSAEQSQDEQASAAQARDNGSRRTSLTNHAPNGGRE, from the coding sequence GTGCGTTCCGCTGCTCCCCCAGTCCTCGTGATCGATTCCCTCGTCAAGGATGTCGGTCCGGTCACGGCCCTCGACGGCCGCATGATGCGCGTCGTCGCCGGCCTCTCCCTGACCGCTCACGCCGGCGAGGTGACCGCCCTGCTCGGCGTCAACGGCGCCGGCAAGACCACCACCCTCGAATGCGCCCAGGGCCTCCAGCGCCGGACGGACGGGCGTGTCGAACTGCTCGGCCAGGACCCCGACACCGCGGGCCCCGAGCTCCGCGCCCGGGTCGGCGTCATGCTCCAGGACGGCGGCCTGCCGCCCTCCGCGCATCCGATCCCGCTGCTCCAGCACATCGCCCGCATGTACCAGGATCCCTGGCCCGTGGACGACCTGGTCGAGCGGCTCTCCATCGCCGAGTTCGCCCGCACCTCCGTCCGCAGGCTCTCCGGCGGTCAGAAGCAACGCCTCGCCCTCGCCGCCGCCCTCATCGGCCGCCCCGAGGTCCTCTTCCTGGACGAGCCGAGCGCCGGCATGGATCCGCAGTCGCGGCAGCTGGTCTTCACCCTGATCCAGGAACTCCGCGATTCCGGCATGGGCATCGTGCTGACCACCCATCTCATGGACGACGCCGAGCGCCTGGCGGACTACGTCTACATCGTCGACGCCGGGCGGATCGTCGCCGAGGGCACCGTCGCCTCACTGCTCGCGCACCGCGACGACGCCGGCTCCGAGAACCGCACCCTGACCTTCGACGCCGATCCCGGGCTCACGTTCGCCCTTCCCGACGGTCTCGACGTTGCCGAGACCCGGGCCGGGTCCTACGCCGTGGAGGGGATCAGCACCCCGGCGCATCTGCGCGCCATCGCCACCGCCTGGGAGGACGGCGGCGTCTTCCCCCGCAGCCTCTCGATGTCGTCCTCCACCCTGGAGGACGTCTTCCTCGACATCGCGGCCCGCAGCGCGGAGCAGTCCCAGGACGAGCAAGCCTCGGCCGCGCAGGCCAGGGACAACGGCTCCCGGCGGACCTCCCTGACGAACCACGCCCCGAACGGAGGCCGCGAATGA
- a CDS encoding helix-turn-helix domain-containing protein, with translation MYSMDTSTNRPVDSLNPGAQQGAPGSVVPAQREVPSRAASSRTVSRGSLVESEDRTRDKVRAAVLEHGPISAAELGKLLGYTPAAVRRHLDQLERGGVIEVKRMVKAGAGAGRPARRYVISSQGQQHWGDDYLDIASKALHELAALGGEQAIEAFAERRFAGMAERYADEVNAAGSDVEARAMALVAALNRDGFVANANVLRIHPVSKKPLPPQLTAIQLCQGHCPIQNLAAEFPVFCDKETEVFERLLGVDVRRLSTLANGGHVCTTHIPTGRNHQQERP, from the coding sequence GTGTATTCCATGGACACCTCCACGAACAGGCCGGTCGACAGCCTGAATCCGGGGGCCCAGCAGGGCGCTCCGGGTTCGGTCGTGCCCGCGCAGCGTGAGGTCCCGTCCCGTGCGGCCTCCTCCCGCACTGTCTCGCGAGGCTCTCTCGTGGAGTCCGAGGACCGCACGCGGGACAAGGTCCGTGCCGCCGTGCTGGAGCACGGTCCCATCAGCGCCGCCGAGCTCGGGAAGCTCCTCGGCTACACGCCGGCCGCGGTCCGCCGCCATCTGGACCAGCTCGAGCGCGGAGGCGTGATCGAGGTCAAGCGCATGGTGAAGGCCGGCGCAGGGGCGGGGCGTCCGGCGCGGCGCTACGTCATCAGCTCCCAGGGCCAGCAGCACTGGGGCGACGACTACCTCGACATCGCGAGCAAGGCGCTGCACGAACTCGCGGCGCTGGGCGGCGAACAGGCCATCGAGGCGTTCGCCGAACGCCGTTTCGCCGGCATGGCGGAGCGCTACGCCGACGAGGTGAACGCCGCAGGGTCCGACGTCGAGGCCCGCGCCATGGCGCTCGTCGCGGCGCTCAACCGCGACGGCTTCGTCGCCAACGCCAATGTCCTGCGCATCCATCCGGTGAGCAAGAAGCCCTTGCCGCCGCAGCTCACAGCCATCCAGCTGTGCCAGGGGCACTGCCCCATCCAGAACCTGGCCGCCGAATTCCCGGTCTTCTGTGACAAGGAGACCGAGGTGTTCGAACGGCTTCTCGGTGTGGACGTCCGTCGTCTTTCCACGCTGGCCAACGGCGGCCACGTCTGCACCACGCACATTCCTACCGGACGCAACCACCAGCAAGAAAGGCCGTGA